From the genome of Staphylococcus haemolyticus, one region includes:
- a CDS encoding ISL3-like element ISSha1 family transposase, whose translation MCKSILNTLRIKDKNLNFSDEVIEKKHKGRMSLFYYAELTYQPTHCENCSTKNENFSIVKNGKKTSTITLLKIMEMPAYLELQKQRFYCKSCDSHFTAKSNIVDAHCFISNKTKLAVLDKAQEYRSQKSIAKSCLVSSMTVSRVINQAASDVGQSSFDALPEHLMMDEFKSVKNVIGKMSFIYADAVSHRIVDVVADRKLKSLKDHFYRYSLKLRQKVKTVTIDMYEPYMSLIKQLFPNAKIIIDRFHIVQSLNRALNMSRVQVMNCYRTSNRPLYNKYKSYWKLFLKPFETLEAFNYHKVHLFKEWKTEKGIINYLLGVDVELFNTYRYVHELRRLLKENQIEKFNHKLFSIHLSDVCPKLRPVIRTLRRLAAFIENTMTYSNLTNGPLEGINNKIKLIKRVSFGYRNYDNLRNRIIITSRLFASTTKKEIKQLKVA comes from the coding sequence ATGTGTAAGTCTATATTAAATACATTAAGAATTAAAGATAAAAATCTAAATTTTTCAGATGAAGTGATTGAGAAAAAACATAAAGGACGAATGAGCTTGTTTTACTATGCCGAGCTCACTTATCAACCTACACATTGTGAAAATTGTTCAACTAAAAATGAAAATTTCTCAATAGTAAAAAATGGTAAGAAAACCTCAACGATTACTTTACTTAAAATTATGGAAATGCCCGCTTATTTAGAACTTCAAAAACAAAGATTTTATTGTAAATCATGTGACAGTCATTTTACTGCTAAATCTAATATTGTCGACGCTCATTGCTTTATTTCTAATAAAACAAAACTTGCAGTTTTAGATAAAGCACAAGAATACCGCTCTCAAAAATCTATCGCTAAGTCATGCTTAGTATCATCAATGACTGTGTCTAGAGTGATTAATCAAGCGGCAAGCGACGTAGGTCAGTCTTCTTTTGATGCTTTACCTGAACACTTAATGATGGACGAATTTAAAAGTGTTAAAAATGTAATCGGAAAAATGAGTTTTATTTATGCAGATGCTGTATCGCACCGCATCGTAGATGTGGTAGCGGATCGTAAGTTAAAATCGCTAAAAGATCATTTTTATCGCTATTCTTTGAAACTCAGACAAAAAGTCAAAACAGTCACGATTGATATGTATGAACCATATATGTCACTAATCAAACAATTATTTCCTAACGCGAAGATTATTATTGATCGTTTTCATATTGTTCAATCTTTAAATCGAGCGTTAAATATGTCTAGAGTTCAAGTAATGAATTGTTATAGAACCTCTAATAGACCCCTCTATAATAAATATAAAAGTTATTGGAAACTATTTCTTAAACCTTTTGAAACGCTAGAAGCTTTTAATTATCATAAAGTCCATTTATTTAAAGAGTGGAAAACCGAAAAAGGCATTATAAATTACTTATTAGGTGTTGATGTAGAATTATTTAATACATATCGTTACGTTCATGAACTAAGAAGATTATTAAAAGAAAATCAAATAGAGAAATTTAATCATAAACTCTTTTCTATTCATCTTTCAGATGTGTGTCCTAAATTACGCCCAGTCATTAGAACTTTAAGACGATTAGCTGCTTTCATTGAAAATACTATGACATATTCTAACTTGACCAACGGTCCGTTAGAAGGAATTAATAATAAAATCAAACTCATTAAAAGGGTATCTTTTGGTTATAGAAATTATGATAATTTACGTAATCGAATTATTATAACTTCGCGACTATTTGCCTCAACAACAAAAAAAGAGATTAAACAACTTAAAGTTGCTTAA
- a CDS encoding PH domain-containing protein, translated as MILDNVNPNDLFPTESKGPSVLGVIEYNVQGQSEFEGAFIATSERLIMNVDMNGQFYYRNIPYNEIEEIHFDGTDIVFTFNIGKVPMKQIKTKDVKAFVDYVESKIK; from the coding sequence ATGATTCTAGATAATGTGAATCCCAACGATTTGTTTCCAACAGAGTCAAAAGGCCCTTCAGTATTAGGTGTCATTGAGTATAATGTTCAAGGCCAAAGTGAATTTGAAGGAGCATTTATTGCTACTTCCGAAAGATTAATTATGAATGTAGATATGAATGGTCAATTCTATTATAGAAATATCCCATATAATGAAATAGAAGAAATTCATTTTGATGGCACAGATATTGTGTTTACTTTTAATATTGGGAAAGTGCCAATGAAACAAATCAAAACAAAAGACGTTAAAGCATTCGTTGATTATGTGGAGTCTAAAATTAAATAA
- a CDS encoding ABC transporter substrate-binding protein: MKKLILPLLVLIIVLAACGNNGGSGKSDSKEETKSYKLDSGKTIKIPKDPKRIAVVAPTFAGGLHKLGANIVAVNNQVDQSPILKEKFKDTTKIGEADVEKVAKKKPDLIIVYSTDKNIKKYQKIAPTIVVDYGKHKYLEQQEMLGKIMGKEDEVKKWEDKWKKQTEKDGKEIKDAIGKDSTVSILDEFDKKVYTYGDNWGRGGEVLYQAFGLNMPKGQQDLVKKEGWAEVSQEKIEDVAGDYIVSTGEGKSKPSYETTNIWKNLPAVKNNNVIEVKAETYWYNDPYTLDFMRKDLKDKLLKASK, encoded by the coding sequence ATGAAAAAGTTAATTTTACCTTTACTTGTTCTAATCATCGTTTTAGCTGCATGTGGTAATAATGGTGGTTCAGGTAAATCCGATTCAAAAGAAGAAACAAAATCATATAAATTAGATAGTGGTAAAACTATAAAAATCCCTAAAGATCCTAAACGTATTGCGGTAGTTGCACCTACGTTTGCGGGTGGTTTACATAAATTAGGCGCAAATATTGTTGCTGTAAATAATCAAGTTGATCAAAGTCCAATTTTAAAAGAAAAATTTAAAGACACGACTAAAATTGGTGAAGCTGACGTTGAGAAAGTTGCTAAGAAAAAACCTGATTTAATTATTGTTTATTCTACTGATAAAAACATTAAAAAATATCAAAAAATTGCCCCAACAATTGTAGTTGATTATGGCAAACATAAATATCTTGAACAACAAGAAATGCTAGGTAAGATTATGGGTAAAGAAGACGAAGTTAAAAAATGGGAAGACAAATGGAAGAAACAAACTGAAAAAGATGGCAAAGAAATCAAAGATGCAATTGGTAAAGATTCAACAGTTTCTATCTTAGATGAATTTGACAAGAAAGTTTACACTTACGGCGACAACTGGGGTCGTGGTGGAGAAGTATTATATCAAGCATTTGGTTTGAATATGCCTAAAGGACAACAAGATTTAGTTAAAAAAGAAGGTTGGGCTGAAGTAAGCCAAGAAAAAATTGAAGACGTAGCTGGTGATTATATCGTATCAACTGGTGAAGGTAAATCTAAACCAAGTTATGAAACAACTAATATATGGAAAAATCTACCTGCAGTGAAAAATAATAACGTTATTGAAGTTAAAGCTGAAACATACTGGTATAATGACCCATATACGCTTGACTTTATGAGAAAAGATTTAAAAGACAAGTTACTTAAAGCTAGTAAATAA
- a CDS encoding GNAT family N-acetyltransferase: MSNISIHNIAQDGHLYHEDKQKIIYLTPSEPLKYDTNKWFYKEMPALEQWFKDMTSQYELHQKQDSNHLAFTFPENERLSQEWINAIKDRGFQLGILEFYIIEGTELAQLTSRKDIDIKEVDESNIEDYLNIYYSFALPYGKPFAIESVNNARQTILQKKDSKKRLVAYVDNEPVGTVDVIITDETIEIDSFGVIEQFQRQGIGSTIQAYIGNLANERPVILVADGEDTAKDMYTKQGYMYQSFVYHIVKEEVN, translated from the coding sequence ATGTCAAATATATCAATACATAATATTGCTCAAGATGGGCATTTATATCATGAAGATAAGCAGAAAATTATTTATTTAACACCTTCAGAACCGCTTAAGTATGATACGAATAAGTGGTTTTATAAAGAAATGCCCGCATTAGAACAGTGGTTCAAGGATATGACCTCTCAATATGAACTGCATCAAAAACAGGATTCAAATCACTTAGCGTTTACTTTTCCAGAGAATGAAAGATTAAGCCAGGAGTGGATAAATGCAATTAAAGATAGAGGTTTTCAATTAGGCATACTTGAATTCTATATTATAGAAGGAACTGAATTAGCACAGTTAACTAGTAGAAAAGATATAGACATTAAAGAAGTTGATGAAAGCAATATAGAAGATTATTTGAATATCTATTATTCATTTGCCTTGCCCTACGGTAAACCATTTGCAATTGAAAGTGTCAATAATGCAAGACAAACCATCCTACAAAAAAAAGACAGTAAAAAACGATTAGTCGCTTATGTTGATAATGAACCAGTAGGGACTGTTGATGTTATTATTACTGATGAAACTATTGAAATTGATAGTTTTGGTGTAATTGAGCAATTTCAAAGACAAGGTATTGGATCAACAATACAAGCATACATAGGTAACTTAGCAAATGAACGACCAGTTATACTTGTAGCTGATGGAGAAGACACAGCAAAAGATATGTACACGAAACAAGGTTATATGTATCAAAGTTTTGTTTACCACATAGTTAAAGAAGAAGTTAATTAA
- the modA gene encoding molybdate ABC transporter substrate-binding protein yields the protein MNIKHFMAVIVTLVIILAGCSNSGSNDSGNKSSDSNKKDNDKKQELQISAAASLGDVSKALEKEFKKDHKNVDVSFNYGGSGALRQQIEKGAPADVFMSANTKDVDMLKDKDKAHDTYKYAHNKLVLVGDKNSDKSSVKDLKDNEKLAIGEVKTVPAGKYAKQYLEDQGLYGEVKDNLVYAKDVKQVLNYVEKGNAEMGFVYETDLYTDKKKTDKVNEIKEAKLKKPITYEAGATSDKKLAKEWMDFLKSKKAKDILKEYHFEI from the coding sequence ATGAATATTAAACATTTCATGGCAGTAATCGTCACATTAGTTATTATTTTAGCAGGATGTTCAAATTCTGGTAGCAATGATAGTGGCAATAAATCATCTGATTCAAATAAAAAAGATAATGACAAAAAGCAAGAATTACAAATTTCGGCTGCAGCGAGCTTAGGTGATGTTAGTAAAGCATTAGAAAAAGAATTTAAAAAAGATCACAAAAATGTTGATGTAAGCTTTAACTATGGTGGTTCAGGCGCATTAAGACAACAGATTGAAAAAGGTGCTCCAGCTGACGTATTCATGTCTGCAAATACTAAAGATGTTGACATGTTAAAAGACAAAGATAAAGCACATGATACATATAAATACGCTCATAACAAACTTGTCTTAGTCGGAGATAAAAATAGTGATAAATCATCAGTTAAAGATTTAAAAGATAATGAAAAATTAGCGATTGGTGAAGTTAAAACAGTTCCAGCAGGTAAATATGCGAAACAATACTTAGAAGATCAAGGTTTATACGGCGAAGTTAAAGATAATTTAGTTTACGCTAAAGACGTTAAACAAGTATTAAATTATGTTGAAAAAGGCAACGCTGAAATGGGCTTTGTTTATGAAACTGATTTATATACTGATAAAAAGAAAACAGATAAAGTAAACGAAATTAAAGAAGCTAAGCTTAAAAAACCAATCACTTACGAAGCAGGTGCTACTTCAGATAAGAAACTTGCAAAAGAGTGGATGGATTTCTTAAAATCTAAAAAAGCAAAAGATATCTTGAAAGAATATCATTTTGAAATTTAG
- a CDS encoding biotin transporter BioY codes for MNTRNLVYTALMTAIICVLGLVPGIPLPIMPVPIVLQNIGIFLAGIILGKKYGALSVIVFLLLAAAGLPVLSGGRGGIGVFAGPSAGFLFLYPVVAFGIGFVRDQYFNKINFAVLFVTTLVIGVLFLDIVGTIIMGFIIHIPVSKAFLLSFTFMPGDIIKAIIASLIGVTLLNHSRFKSLIQ; via the coding sequence ATGAATACAAGAAATTTAGTTTACACAGCTTTAATGACAGCAATTATTTGTGTTTTAGGATTGGTACCAGGAATCCCGCTTCCAATTATGCCAGTACCTATCGTATTACAAAATATTGGTATATTTTTAGCGGGTATTATATTAGGTAAAAAATATGGGGCACTCAGTGTCATAGTCTTTTTACTATTAGCTGCTGCAGGTTTACCAGTTCTTTCAGGTGGACGTGGAGGAATCGGCGTATTTGCAGGACCATCAGCAGGATTCTTATTCTTATATCCGGTTGTTGCGTTTGGCATTGGTTTTGTAAGAGATCAATATTTTAATAAAATCAATTTTGCCGTATTATTTGTTACTACATTAGTGATTGGTGTTTTATTTTTAGATATCGTCGGTACAATTATTATGGGCTTCATTATACATATTCCAGTAAGTAAAGCCTTCTTATTGTCATTTACTTTTATGCCAGGAGATATTATTAAAGCCATCATTGCAAGTTTAATTGGCGTAACACTTTTAAATCATTCACGTTTCAAAAGTTTGATACAATAA
- a CDS encoding nucleoside hydrolase: MSKVYFNHDGGVDDLISLFLLLQMDDIELVGVSTIGADCYLEPSVSASCKIINRFSNKSLQVAPSYERGANPFPKEWRMHAFFMDALPILNESTTNEKSTISDVEAYEDIIRVLNQSNEPVTLLFTGPLTDLAKALKIEPSIQNNIEKLVWMGGTFLEKGNVEEPEHDGTAEWNAFWDPEAVKTVFDSEVAIDMVALESTNQVPLTLDIRQMWADQRQYPGVDFLGVSYATVPPLTHFITNSTYFLWDVLTTAYIGKPDLVQYKSLNVDVKFKGPSQGRTFIKESGRPIKVVTDVKHDDFFNYITNLAKKVDSPS; the protein is encoded by the coding sequence TTGAGTAAAGTATATTTTAATCACGATGGTGGAGTAGATGATTTAATATCTTTGTTTTTATTATTACAAATGGATGATATCGAATTAGTAGGTGTTAGTACTATAGGAGCAGATTGTTATTTAGAACCTTCAGTCAGCGCTTCATGTAAAATTATAAATCGATTTTCTAATAAATCTTTACAGGTTGCGCCGTCCTATGAACGTGGGGCTAATCCTTTTCCAAAAGAATGGAGAATGCATGCATTCTTTATGGATGCGTTACCCATATTAAATGAATCAACTACCAATGAAAAGTCTACCATCAGTGATGTAGAAGCTTATGAGGACATTATCAGAGTGTTGAATCAATCAAATGAACCTGTAACTTTACTATTTACTGGACCACTAACAGATTTGGCTAAAGCACTTAAAATTGAACCTAGCATTCAAAATAATATTGAAAAATTAGTTTGGATGGGTGGAACGTTTCTCGAAAAAGGTAACGTAGAAGAGCCTGAACATGATGGTACAGCTGAGTGGAATGCGTTTTGGGATCCGGAGGCGGTCAAGACAGTATTTGATAGTGAGGTAGCGATAGATATGGTAGCTTTAGAAAGTACCAATCAAGTTCCATTAACATTAGACATACGACAAATGTGGGCCGATCAACGTCAATATCCAGGTGTAGATTTTTTAGGTGTTAGCTATGCTACAGTACCACCTTTGACACATTTTATTACAAATTCTACATACTTCTTATGGGATGTTTTGACCACTGCTTATATAGGGAAACCTGATTTAGTTCAATATAAATCATTAAATGTAGATGTAAAATTTAAAGGGCCTAGTCAAGGGCGTACATTTATTAAAGAAAGTGGGCGTCCTATCAAAGTTGTCACCGATGTAAAGCATGATGACTTCTTTAATTATATTACTAATTTAGCTAAAAAAGTAGATTCTCCTTCTTGA
- a CDS encoding helix-turn-helix transcriptional regulator has protein sequence MKERDLLFVMLNDIYSIENEDGAIIASIEIAFKDYLKYADDYIKSNGYKFPSIERKQLEPFILNLLDFESSKSDKLQIKDKLVKHLCVELGYLQRNQRIHYKLDNALVDKVHEYIINHHSNKISRQDMANALNMSAKELSKVIKYHTPYHNITQYINDVRLKLCLIDILKSNHLIQDIAYKHGFNHFPHFIALFNKKYGITPGQIRTKNQSHQYQSFNQSEIPLDEETQLLIAEAKDNYSLTE, from the coding sequence ATGAAAGAAAGAGATTTATTATTTGTAATGTTAAATGATATTTACTCGATTGAGAATGAGGATGGAGCAATTATCGCTAGTATTGAAATAGCATTCAAAGATTATTTGAAATATGCTGATGATTATATTAAGTCTAATGGATATAAATTTCCTTCTATTGAAAGAAAACAATTAGAACCCTTTATTTTAAATTTACTTGATTTTGAAAGTAGTAAGTCAGATAAATTACAAATAAAAGATAAGCTAGTAAAACACTTATGTGTAGAATTAGGATACTTGCAAAGAAATCAACGCATTCATTACAAACTAGATAATGCCTTAGTTGACAAAGTACATGAGTATATTATTAACCATCACAGTAATAAGATAAGTCGCCAAGATATGGCTAATGCACTCAATATGTCAGCCAAGGAACTTAGTAAAGTCATCAAGTATCACACACCTTATCATAATATTACACAATATATTAATGATGTTAGATTAAAATTATGTTTGATAGACATTTTAAAAAGTAATCATTTAATACAAGATATTGCATATAAGCATGGATTCAACCATTTTCCACATTTCATTGCTTTATTTAATAAAAAATATGGCATCACACCTGGTCAAATCAGAACTAAGAATCAATCACATCAATATCAATCATTTAATCAATCAGAAATACCATTAGATGAAGAAACACAATTATTAATTGCTGAGGCAAAAGATAATTACAGTTTAACCGAATAA
- a CDS encoding CHAP domain-containing protein → MKKIATATIATAGVATIAIAGHGHEAHAAEQGYNPNDPTSYSYSYTIDQQGNYHYTWKGNWSPNQVNHSSQSNYSYNNYSYNYNNYNNYNNYSNNTQSYSANTQQTGGLGASYSTSDRNIKVTTTTAPSSQSTGVSISRTSSSGSNLYTAGQCTYYVFDRVGGKIGSTWGNANNWASAAAASGYTVNNSPSAGAILQTSQGAYGHVAYVESVGSDGSVTVSEMNYGHGAGVVTSRTISASQAASYNYIH, encoded by the coding sequence ATGAAAAAAATCGCTACAGCTACAATCGCTACTGCAGGAGTTGCAACAATCGCTATCGCTGGACATGGTCATGAGGCACATGCAGCAGAACAAGGATATAATCCAAATGATCCAACTTCATACAGCTACTCTTACACTATCGACCAACAAGGTAACTATCATTACACTTGGAAAGGTAACTGGAGCCCAAATCAAGTAAATCACTCTAGTCAATCTAATTATTCATACAACAACTATTCATATAATTACAATAACTATAATAACTACAACAACTATAGCAATAACACTCAATCATATAGTGCAAATACTCAACAAACTGGTGGTTTAGGTGCTAGTTACTCAACTTCAGATCGTAACATTAAAGTAACTACAACTACTGCTCCATCATCACAATCAACTGGCGTTTCAATTTCAAGAACTTCAAGTTCAGGTAGTAACTTATATACTGCTGGTCAATGTACATATTATGTATTTGATAGAGTTGGCGGTAAAATCGGTTCAACTTGGGGAAATGCTAACAACTGGGCAAGCGCTGCAGCTGCTTCAGGTTACACAGTAAATAATTCACCATCAGCCGGTGCTATTTTACAAACTTCACAAGGTGCATATGGTCACGTAGCATATGTTGAAAGTGTTGGTAGTGACGGTTCAGTTACAGTATCAGAAATGAATTATGGTCACGGTGCTGGTGTTGTTACTTCACGTACTATTTCAGCTAGCCAAGCTGCTTCATATAACTACATTCACTAA
- a CDS encoding transcriptional regulator, SarA/Rot family — protein sequence MDKNKLETLLFYLVFMKAVGEVLKYSYQLKFEQLKTLNEIIKYFHVHHQGVYIDELITYQTISKRQLRHHLEHLYHLGWITKLRDDNDQRRLLFLPSNSCQDKLNIMFMEVSEMVKGKNFDYLIETTAHYNQLGHVITIFDALYKVRNIAKESNLSLDELLLLGKLLSSRQVISLKEIQAMSYRYLICMNVVINDLYQKGYLEKYRNSIDERIVNVKFIESRAYETNQLFIRCYNKFQEEMK from the coding sequence ATGGATAAAAATAAGCTAGAAACATTATTATTTTATCTTGTTTTTATGAAAGCGGTAGGTGAGGTGCTAAAGTATAGTTACCAATTAAAATTCGAGCAATTAAAAACATTGAATGAAATCATTAAATATTTTCATGTACATCATCAAGGAGTTTATATAGATGAGTTAATCACTTATCAAACCATTTCAAAAAGACAATTACGACATCATTTAGAACATTTATATCATTTAGGATGGATCACTAAATTGCGTGATGATAATGATCAAAGACGTTTATTATTTCTCCCATCCAATAGCTGTCAAGATAAACTGAACATTATGTTTATGGAAGTTAGTGAAATGGTAAAAGGGAAGAATTTTGACTATTTAATAGAAACAACAGCCCACTATAATCAATTAGGGCATGTTATAACCATTTTTGACGCACTTTACAAAGTTCGAAACATAGCAAAGGAGTCTAATTTGAGTTTGGATGAATTGTTATTATTAGGTAAGTTACTATCTAGTCGACAAGTTATTTCATTAAAAGAAATTCAGGCAATGTCATATCGATATTTAATATGTATGAACGTGGTTATTAATGATCTTTATCAAAAAGGGTATTTAGAAAAGTATCGTAATTCAATAGATGAACGTATTGTAAATGTAAAATTTATTGAATCACGAGCATATGAAACAAATCAATTATTTATTAGATGTTACAATAAGTTCCAAGAGGAAATGAAGTAA
- a CDS encoding acyl-CoA dehydrogenase family protein — protein sequence MDSVLINTDIQKKWIKKFQSIEETFKARATENDKQSRFPYENIEWLVKEGYSLLTLPVEYGGEGATIEDMVVLQTYLGANDGATALSIGWHLSVVGQIYEQTMWNQDMLNRFAKDIESGALVNRAVSEADTGSPTRGGRPATHAVKQDDGYLLNGVKTFTSMSKALTHYIVAAYVADLQEVGFFLVPREFDGVEIAENWNMVGMRATESHDLVLNDVWVPKDFFVESKRKPQPNGWILHIPSTYLGIAQAARNYAIDFATSYGPNSIEGTISHLPTVQQNIGKMESLLLSARHFLWSTAKGYNYSENQPHLWNETSASKVLVMNQGLEVVDLAMRIVGAKSLEMDRPLQRYYRDMRAGLHNPPMEDAAYTNIAKSLCNLF from the coding sequence ATCGATTCAGTTCTGATTAATACAGATATTCAAAAGAAATGGATAAAAAAATTTCAATCAATAGAAGAGACGTTTAAAGCAAGAGCAACAGAGAATGATAAACAGTCTAGGTTCCCTTATGAGAATATTGAATGGCTAGTTAAAGAAGGTTATAGCTTACTAACGCTACCGGTAGAATATGGTGGAGAAGGTGCCACTATTGAAGATATGGTTGTTTTGCAAACATATTTAGGTGCTAATGACGGAGCAACAGCATTATCTATTGGTTGGCATTTAAGTGTTGTAGGACAAATATATGAACAAACGATGTGGAATCAAGATATGCTAAATCGCTTTGCAAAAGATATTGAAAGTGGAGCTCTTGTTAATCGAGCAGTAAGTGAAGCGGATACAGGAAGTCCAACTCGCGGAGGCAGACCTGCGACACATGCAGTAAAACAAGATGACGGTTACTTATTAAATGGTGTTAAAACGTTCACATCAATGAGTAAAGCATTGACACATTATATTGTCGCTGCATATGTAGCTGATTTACAGGAAGTAGGTTTCTTCTTAGTACCAAGAGAATTTGATGGTGTAGAAATTGCAGAAAATTGGAATATGGTAGGTATGAGAGCTACAGAAAGTCACGATTTAGTATTGAATGATGTATGGGTACCTAAAGACTTTTTCGTAGAGTCAAAAAGAAAGCCACAACCGAATGGCTGGATATTGCATATTCCAAGTACATATTTAGGAATTGCACAGGCGGCAAGAAATTATGCTATAGACTTTGCCACAAGTTATGGTCCGAATAGTATAGAAGGAACTATTAGTCATTTACCAACTGTACAACAAAACATTGGAAAAATGGAGTCTTTACTTTTATCAGCGCGTCACTTTTTATGGAGTACCGCAAAAGGATATAATTATTCAGAAAATCAACCACACTTATGGAATGAAACATCTGCTAGTAAAGTGTTAGTGATGAACCAAGGGTTAGAAGTTGTTGATTTAGCGATGAGAATTGTTGGTGCAAAAAGTCTGGAAATGGATCGTCCGTTACAACGCTATTACCGAGATATGAGAGCTGGATTACACAATCCACCAATGGAAGATGCAGCATACACTAATATAGCGAAATCTTTATGTAATTTATTTTAA
- the fdhD gene encoding formate dehydrogenase accessory sulfurtransferase FdhD → MNKDVLQGQSIIRYEEGQLIQTTDSYVTEFPLTINVNGTEFATVICSPTHMEELVVGFLASEGAIYKKEEIKSLQIDDSKGFAHVELTKDLGDRFEYSTKRMIASCCGKSREFYFHNDAAIAKTSMSKITLTPKQVLNMMTGLQTASTLFKQTGGLHNAAISDGDEFFEHRQDIGRHNALDKLYGFCLERRIPVRNKVLIFSGRISSEILLKAAKIGVGVILSKSAPTTLAITLANDLNITAIGFIRDGSFNIYSHPERIKATE, encoded by the coding sequence ATGAACAAAGATGTGTTACAGGGGCAATCTATTATCCGCTATGAAGAAGGTCAACTCATTCAAACAACAGATAGTTATGTTACAGAATTTCCATTGACAATCAATGTAAACGGTACGGAATTCGCAACGGTTATTTGTAGCCCTACACATATGGAAGAACTTGTAGTTGGATTTTTAGCCTCAGAGGGAGCTATATATAAAAAAGAAGAAATAAAATCCTTACAAATAGATGATAGCAAAGGCTTTGCACATGTAGAGTTAACTAAAGATTTAGGCGATCGCTTTGAATACTCTACTAAACGCATGATTGCATCTTGTTGCGGAAAAAGTAGAGAATTTTACTTTCACAATGATGCGGCAATAGCTAAAACCTCAATGTCAAAAATAACCTTAACTCCTAAACAAGTACTCAATATGATGACCGGATTACAAACTGCAAGTACATTATTTAAACAAACTGGTGGGTTGCACAATGCCGCCATTAGCGATGGTGATGAATTTTTCGAACATAGACAAGATATAGGCCGTCATAATGCACTCGATAAGCTATATGGGTTTTGTCTTGAAAGACGTATTCCTGTAAGAAATAAGGTGCTTATATTTAGTGGACGTATTTCATCCGAAATATTATTAAAGGCGGCTAAAATAGGTGTAGGGGTTATATTATCTAAATCCGCACCTACGACTTTAGCTATTACATTAGCTAACGATTTAAATATTACTGCTATTGGGTTTATTAGAGATGGAAGTTTTAATATTTATAGTCATCCTGAACGTATTAAAGCCACAGAGTAG
- a CDS encoding transcriptional regulator, SarA/Rot family: MGQIKDINDLVNATFQVKKFFKDTKKKYNLNYEEVYILNYIARSKTNEITSKEIATYSEFKPYYLTKALQKLKDLQLLSKKRSVQDERIVIVYVTDEQRDKINKLIAELEKYIK; this comes from the coding sequence ATGGGACAAATTAAAGACATCAATGATTTAGTTAACGCAACATTTCAAGTTAAAAAGTTCTTCAAAGATACTAAAAAGAAATATAATTTAAATTATGAAGAGGTTTATATTTTAAATTATATTGCGAGAAGTAAAACGAATGAAATAACTTCAAAGGAAATTGCAACGTATTCAGAGTTTAAACCTTATTACTTAACTAAAGCATTACAGAAGTTAAAAGATTTACAGTTACTTTCAAAAAAACGTAGCGTACAAGATGAAAGAATAGTTATTGTTTATGTAACAGATGAACAACGAGACAAAATTAATAAATTGATTGCTGAATTAGAGAAGTACATTAAGTAA